The following coding sequences are from one Pedosphaera parvula Ellin514 window:
- a CDS encoding S8 family serine peptidase, with product MDLAVGNGKVQPMRHLLAKRTAHPGNNKGLGHLFCTLLCTLALISQSQGAPGAGTSEGHHKVQVNDPTLAREIQAEGGKLVADYGGYQVFQVPQLSLGLATNHHAEIRDDYNTIQLNAIHLDSTKAEVKALRKSLGNFQGKHLHLVHFVGPVQPQWRDELEAAGVKIVSYIPENAYLVYGDAASLAKVQGLATSAPHIQWDGVYEDEYKIHPGARTVGKHGKARLIGTEFFAIQLIDDAEANTNTVQLLEQLKLEPIQQQHHVLHYLNLVVRLSPADLMKVAAQPDVISIQPYFSHKKLCERQDQIIAGNLTGSVPSGPGYLAWLASKGFTQAQFTASGFAVDVSDSGVDDGTTVPNHFGLYTGGLTSSSSRVIYNRLEGTANAGSTLSGCDGHGNLNTHIIGGYDNLAGFPFADSAGFHYGLGVCPFVKVGSSVVFDPSNFTSPIYNNLIADAYHSGARVSNNSWGSSSAGAYDIDAQSYDALVRDAEQSGSTFPVAGNQEMVIVFAAGNDGPGASTVGSPGSAKNVLTVGAAENVQAFGGSDGSGISDTQANSANDIIYFSSRGPCSDGRHKPEIVAPGTHVSGGVAQAANPAATGTADGCFTGEGVSGGVGIPYFPAGQQFYTASSGTSHSTPCVAGGSALLRQYFINNFTNPASPAMTKAYLMNSARYLNGAAANDTLWSDSQGMGEMNLGRAFDGTPRILRDQVVGDLFTASGQTRTFTGTISDTNKPFRVTVAWTDAPGSTTGNAYNNDLDLTVTVGGVSYKGNVFSGAFSIPGGSADTKNNAESVIVPAGVSGPFAVTITAANINSDGVPNNANAVDQDFALVIYNVNGASIPVLSGAGVTLSAETCFPTNNAVDPGESVTMSFALQNVGTLPTTNLTATLLATGGVTSPSGSQNYGALTAGGAATGRPFTFTASGTCGGTITATMQLQDGATSLGTVNFQIQLGLFNPTNALTENFDGVTAPALPSGWSTTSSGSGTGWGTSTASPDTSPNGVFVSEPDAPGISALVSPSIAIISSVAQVTFRNNYDLEEDTSGSGLAYDGGVLEIQIGAGAFTDILAAGGSFVTGGYNRIIDSTDDNAALDGRQVWSGSSGGFITTTVNLPAAAAGKNIVLRWRAATDSGNDFGGTGWYIDSVSIADGFYTCCSSIADLSVSQKISANPTAIGQNVTYTTTITNLGPSSASSVTFTDALPANVTFVSASPGCTLIGTNVVCNLGTVGSGTSSNIIVTVNPTVATSLNNKVAVAAATSDPNTSNNTSTLVSLVHNPVVITTQPTNQTVLPGGSANFQVGVTGTAPLGYQWLFNGTNLAGATTSILGLANVQTNQAGAYSVVITNDVSSITSGIANLRVLVSPRTTGITTGSNNVAVSFTTVAGLNYTLEYKNTLNDTSWVILPGTTPGTGGTLTLHDTNALVGSRFYRILVN from the coding sequence TTGGATTTAGCCGTTGGAAATGGCAAGGTGCAGCCCATGCGCCATTTGCTCGCCAAGCGAACTGCTCACCCGGGAAACAATAAGGGTCTGGGCCACCTCTTTTGCACACTGCTATGTACTCTCGCGCTGATAAGTCAAAGCCAGGGGGCGCCAGGTGCAGGGACCAGCGAGGGCCATCACAAAGTTCAGGTGAATGATCCAACCCTGGCACGGGAGATTCAGGCTGAAGGCGGAAAGCTGGTTGCGGATTACGGTGGTTATCAGGTGTTCCAGGTGCCACAGTTGAGTCTGGGGCTTGCCACCAATCACCACGCAGAAATTCGTGATGATTATAACACCATCCAACTAAATGCAATTCATTTGGACAGCACGAAGGCGGAGGTGAAAGCGTTGAGGAAAAGCCTGGGCAATTTTCAAGGCAAACATCTGCATCTGGTGCACTTTGTGGGGCCGGTGCAGCCGCAATGGCGTGATGAATTGGAGGCTGCGGGAGTGAAGATTGTTTCTTATATCCCGGAGAATGCCTATTTGGTTTATGGTGATGCTGCCAGCCTCGCGAAAGTTCAAGGTCTCGCGACCTCTGCGCCGCATATTCAATGGGACGGTGTTTACGAGGATGAGTATAAGATCCATCCGGGTGCTCGCACGGTGGGCAAGCATGGCAAAGCACGCCTGATTGGCACCGAGTTTTTTGCAATTCAGCTCATTGATGATGCGGAAGCCAATACCAATACGGTGCAACTTCTTGAGCAATTGAAGCTGGAACCAATCCAACAGCAGCACCATGTATTGCATTACCTTAATCTGGTGGTTCGGCTCTCACCCGCAGACCTGATGAAGGTGGCGGCCCAACCGGATGTTATTTCCATTCAGCCCTACTTCTCGCATAAAAAGCTGTGCGAAAGACAGGACCAGATTATTGCGGGCAACCTGACCGGGAGTGTTCCCAGTGGGCCGGGTTACCTGGCCTGGCTGGCGAGCAAGGGATTTACGCAGGCGCAATTTACTGCTTCCGGTTTTGCCGTGGATGTGAGCGACAGTGGCGTTGATGATGGAACCACGGTTCCCAACCATTTTGGGTTGTACACTGGTGGACTTACGAGCAGCAGCAGCCGGGTAATTTACAACCGTCTGGAAGGTACCGCGAATGCAGGCAGCACACTCAGTGGTTGTGATGGCCACGGAAATCTCAATACACATATCATTGGTGGTTACGACAATCTTGCCGGGTTTCCCTTCGCGGACAGTGCCGGCTTTCATTATGGCCTGGGGGTGTGTCCGTTCGTCAAAGTGGGTTCATCGGTCGTTTTCGACCCAAGTAACTTTACGAGCCCAATCTATAACAACCTGATTGCAGATGCTTATCATAGCGGTGCGCGTGTCAGCAACAACAGTTGGGGCAGTTCATCAGCGGGCGCCTACGATATCGATGCTCAATCATACGATGCGCTGGTGCGGGATGCTGAGCAGAGTGGTTCGACTTTTCCAGTGGCTGGAAATCAGGAGATGGTGATTGTTTTCGCGGCTGGCAATGACGGGCCGGGTGCCTCCACCGTCGGTTCGCCGGGTTCGGCGAAGAACGTGCTTACAGTCGGGGCGGCTGAAAATGTGCAGGCGTTTGGGGGAAGCGATGGCAGCGGCATTAGTGACACGCAAGCCAACAGTGCCAATGACATCATTTATTTTTCCAGCCGCGGTCCCTGCAGTGATGGACGCCATAAGCCGGAAATTGTAGCTCCGGGAACCCATGTGAGTGGCGGCGTGGCTCAGGCGGCAAACCCGGCTGCGACCGGCACTGCTGATGGTTGCTTTACGGGCGAGGGCGTTTCCGGGGGCGTGGGCATTCCCTATTTCCCAGCGGGACAACAATTCTATACTGCTTCATCCGGCACCAGCCATTCAACGCCGTGCGTTGCCGGTGGCAGCGCTTTGTTGCGCCAATATTTTATCAATAATTTTACCAACCCGGCCAGCCCGGCGATGACCAAGGCCTACCTGATGAACTCAGCCCGTTACTTGAATGGCGCTGCTGCGAATGACACGCTCTGGTCGGACAGCCAGGGAATGGGCGAGATGAATCTAGGCAGGGCTTTTGATGGAACGCCTCGCATTCTGCGTGATCAAGTGGTTGGTGATTTATTTACCGCCAGCGGACAAACCCGCACCTTTACTGGAACGATTTCTGATACCAACAAACCTTTCCGCGTGACTGTGGCGTGGACTGATGCGCCAGGCAGCACCACCGGTAATGCTTACAACAACGACTTGGATTTAACCGTTACCGTGGGAGGAGTTTCTTACAAAGGAAACGTTTTCAGCGGCGCCTTTTCTATTCCCGGCGGAAGTGCGGACACCAAGAACAATGCTGAGAGCGTAATCGTGCCGGCCGGAGTTTCGGGACCGTTTGCTGTCACCATCACGGCGGCGAATATCAATTCTGATGGCGTTCCCAATAACGCCAACGCGGTGGACCAGGATTTTGCATTGGTCATTTATAATGTGAATGGTGCATCCATACCGGTGCTCTCAGGCGCGGGTGTCACACTGAGCGCCGAGACCTGTTTCCCGACCAACAACGCGGTGGACCCGGGTGAGTCGGTGACCATGAGTTTCGCCCTGCAAAACGTTGGCACGTTGCCTACCACAAACCTTACCGCCACACTTCTGGCAACCGGCGGTGTGACTTCGCCGAGTGGTTCCCAAAATTATGGGGCGCTAACCGCTGGCGGCGCGGCAACCGGCAGACCTTTCACATTCACCGCCTCGGGGACATGCGGGGGAACCATAACCGCGACCATGCAACTGCAGGATGGCGCAACCAGCCTGGGCACAGTTAATTTCCAAATTCAACTTGGCCTATTTAATCCCACCAACGCTCTGACAGAAAACTTTGATGGTGTGACCGCGCCTGCGTTGCCGTCGGGATGGAGCACAACCTCCTCGGGATCAGGTACCGGTTGGGGCACCTCCACCGCTTCACCAGATACTTCCCCCAATGGTGTATTTGTATCAGAACCTGATGCCCCGGGAATCAGTGCCCTGGTGTCCCCGAGCATCGCCATTATTTCATCTGTTGCGCAAGTGACCTTCCGGAATAATTACGATCTGGAAGAGGATACCTCAGGTTCCGGCCTGGCTTATGATGGTGGAGTGCTGGAAATTCAAATCGGCGCCGGTGCATTTACGGATATTCTGGCGGCAGGCGGCAGCTTTGTGACCGGCGGGTATAACCGGATCATTGACAGCACCGATGACAATGCTGCCCTGGATGGAAGGCAAGTCTGGAGCGGCAGTTCCGGCGGCTTTATTACGACCACCGTGAATCTTCCTGCTGCAGCAGCAGGTAAAAACATAGTATTAAGATGGCGCGCCGCCACTGATTCCGGGAATGATTTCGGTGGCACCGGGTGGTATATTGATTCTGTTTCGATCGCCGATGGTTTTTATACCTGTTGCAGCTCGATAGCCGATTTGAGTGTTTCGCAGAAGATTTCGGCGAACCCAACCGCGATAGGACAGAATGTGACCTACACAACGACGATAACCAACCTGGGACCATCGAGTGCATCGAGCGTGACCTTTACAGATGCGTTGCCAGCCAACGTTACATTCGTGTCAGCATCTCCCGGGTGCACCTTGATTGGCACCAACGTGGTTTGCAATTTGGGCACGGTGGGAAGCGGGACTTCAAGTAATATTATTGTGACAGTGAATCCTACAGTAGCGACATCGCTGAATAACAAGGTGGCGGTTGCTGCTGCCACGTCGGATCCGAACACAAGCAACAATACCTCCACGCTGGTGTCGCTCGTGCACAACCCGGTGGTCATCACCACGCAGCCGACGAACCAGACAGTGCTGCCTGGTGGGAGTGCGAACTTCCAGGTGGGAGTGACAGGAACCGCGCCCCTTGGTTATCAGTGGTTGTTCAACGGCACCAACCTGGCCGGTGCGACCACCAGCATTTTGGGGTTGGCGAACGTGCAGACTAATCAGGCGGGCGCTTATAGCGTGGTGATTACAAATGACGTGAGTTCCATCACCAGTGGAATCGCCAACCTGAGGGTGCTGGTCTCCCCCAGGACCACGGGAATCACGACAGGTTCTAATAACGTTGCCGTCTCATTTACGACGGTGGCGGGTTTGAATTACACCCTCGAATATAAGAATACGTTGAACGACACCAGCTGGGTGATTTTGCCGGGGACAACTCCGGGAACTGGCGGCACCCTGACCCTCCACGATACAAACGCGCTGGTGGGCAGCCGGTTCTATCGCATCCTGGTTAATTAA
- a CDS encoding tetratricopeptide repeat protein, with translation MKTWFKKISLFSLLLGMGGWLLATAWAAPPPPALTGDAGAIQAIQQAPDPSAAIAAYANGSAIDRNDPRLFEAYVARMVDFGLPEMAYHQAQTLTTLESNNGLAYGVIAYIDARRGQMQDAISAINVAVPLAPGNKFIQSTAGEILAWYDIKADQVNIPDNAKAGLAKVRQLLSGQAAFAQAFDTAKKAYQTQASDLLANPSTATNQPSEQPLPNMVVTNGYPVGSVSPQTAPEAYAAPTDYGAPAYAPPYYSSYYYDWGPGWVQPAPWWWWQPIGFFGGFSFFPFGATFLFDNDDFFFHNHHFHHNDHFFHDHNGQFFHGHNQNFAHGNFDNRFAFHHGVNGKTTFFGKSAATDPVVARSAHMNFQHTAGTAPFTPAFTTRGLSSRTASTFGTHVNNLSASGFTAHQRTLTTAPGQWTGRSSAGMGASRWTSISPNSRTTFGAPRSSAMVPGTGMRVNNLPASGFTSHQRTITTMPNAAAVPPSMGRSFSSSHAFSSPGGAHFNAPPSSMGSPGMMHGSGGGFHGGGGSAMPSGGGHMGGGGGGGHSGGGGGSSMGGGGGHR, from the coding sequence ATGAAAACGTGGTTCAAAAAAATCTCATTATTCTCATTATTACTTGGCATGGGAGGTTGGCTATTGGCTACAGCTTGGGCAGCACCCCCACCCCCTGCTCTTACCGGAGATGCGGGTGCCATTCAGGCAATCCAGCAAGCTCCTGATCCTTCAGCGGCCATAGCCGCTTATGCGAATGGCAGTGCCATTGATCGCAATGATCCAAGACTCTTCGAGGCCTATGTTGCCCGCATGGTTGATTTCGGCTTGCCCGAAATGGCTTATCATCAAGCCCAGACATTGACCACCCTTGAGTCCAACAACGGCCTTGCTTATGGAGTCATTGCTTATATCGATGCGCGCCGCGGCCAGATGCAGGATGCGATTTCTGCCATTAATGTTGCGGTGCCCCTGGCACCCGGGAACAAGTTTATCCAAAGCACTGCCGGTGAGATTCTCGCCTGGTATGACATCAAAGCCGATCAGGTGAACATTCCGGACAATGCCAAGGCCGGTCTGGCCAAGGTCCGCCAACTCCTCAGCGGTCAAGCCGCTTTTGCTCAAGCTTTCGATACCGCCAAAAAAGCCTACCAGACTCAAGCGAGTGACCTGTTGGCAAATCCGTCAACTGCCACCAATCAGCCGTCTGAACAACCGCTGCCTAATATGGTTGTCACCAATGGCTACCCGGTGGGCAGCGTCAGTCCACAAACCGCTCCAGAAGCTTATGCCGCTCCCACGGATTATGGTGCTCCTGCGTATGCTCCCCCCTATTACTCCAGTTATTACTACGATTGGGGTCCCGGCTGGGTTCAGCCTGCACCCTGGTGGTGGTGGCAGCCGATTGGGTTCTTCGGTGGATTCAGTTTCTTCCCGTTTGGCGCGACCTTCCTCTTCGATAACGATGATTTCTTCTTTCACAATCATCACTTCCATCATAATGATCATTTTTTCCATGATCACAATGGCCAGTTTTTCCATGGGCACAACCAGAACTTCGCCCATGGGAATTTCGACAATCGGTTTGCCTTTCACCATGGTGTCAACGGCAAAACAACCTTCTTCGGAAAATCGGCCGCAACTGACCCTGTGGTGGCCCGGAGCGCGCATATGAACTTTCAACATACGGCGGGCACGGCACCTTTCACTCCCGCCTTCACAACTCGCGGATTGTCCTCAAGGACGGCGAGCACATTCGGAACTCACGTGAACAATCTCTCTGCGAGCGGGTTCACGGCACATCAGCGCACCTTGACCACTGCGCCCGGTCAATGGACCGGCAGATCCAGCGCGGGTATGGGAGCCTCTCGGTGGACCAGCATTAGTCCGAACAGTAGAACAACCTTTGGGGCGCCGAGAAGTTCAGCAATGGTGCCCGGGACTGGCATGCGCGTGAATAATCTGCCCGCGAGTGGATTCACCTCCCATCAACGCACGATAACGACGATGCCGAATGCAGCCGCGGTTCCACCCTCCATGGGGCGTTCGTTTTCTTCCAGCCATGCATTCAGTTCACCTGGAGGAGCCCATTTCAACGCTCCGCCAAGTTCAATGGGAAGCCCGGGGATGATGCACGGCAGTGGCGGGGGATTCCATGGTGGTGGCGGCTCTGCGATGCCTTCAGGTGGAGGTCATATGGGCGGCGGCGGTGGTGGAGGTCACTCCGGTGGCGGAGGTGGTTCGAGTATGGGTGGCGGTGGCGGACATCGCTAA
- a CDS encoding 3'-5' exonuclease gives MHQDYVIFDLETTGLSSYQDEIIQIAAVRMSNGVVCSSDSFFSYVNPGRSISSFITSYTGITNQDVGDAPRVGTVLKDFSRYAGKATLIAHNGHRFDMKFLHAGCSRNALPTRAVNYHDSIYLSRLVWGKCPGGHGLDSVLNRLQISNHGVRRHDARGDVELLAEAVEKMWHLLRERAELKPLALHQGVLPCLSLPATS, from the coding sequence TTGCACCAGGATTACGTTATTTTCGATTTGGAAACCACCGGGCTCTCCTCGTATCAGGACGAGATCATCCAGATTGCCGCTGTCCGCATGTCGAACGGTGTCGTTTGCAGCTCGGATTCCTTCTTTTCTTATGTCAATCCTGGCCGCTCCATTTCCTCTTTCATCACGAGTTATACCGGCATCACCAACCAGGATGTTGGTGATGCTCCCCGAGTCGGAACCGTGCTGAAAGACTTCTCGCGTTATGCCGGCAAGGCCACCTTGATCGCCCACAACGGACACCGTTTTGACATGAAGTTTCTGCACGCCGGTTGTTCCCGGAACGCCCTGCCGACCCGCGCGGTTAATTATCATGACTCGATTTACCTGTCGCGCCTGGTCTGGGGCAAGTGCCCGGGCGGTCATGGACTGGATTCTGTCTTGAACCGGCTCCAGATTTCCAATCACGGCGTCCGCCGTCACGATGCACGAGGCGACGTGGAACTTTTGGCCGAAGCCGTCGAAAAAATGTGGCATCTCCTCCGTGAACGTGCCGAGCTAAAACCGCTGGCTCTCCATCAAGGCGTCCTGCCCTGTTTATCTCTCCCGGCAACCTCATGA
- a CDS encoding prolyl oligopeptidase family serine peptidase: MNLRTEPSTPFLSLFLCLLLASGLLSGCMHTRSHETLPPLVYPATAKTNQWDDYHGTRVADPYRWLEDDNAPTTKAWVEAQNKVTFDYLAQIPERANIKERLTQLWNYERFGIPFKEGGRYFVSHNTGLQNQSVIFTMSTLDAEPVLLLDPNTLSSDGTVALSGFHVSHDGNLVAYGLAKAGSDWQQFKVRDIRTGKDLPDEINWAKFSGISWRKDNQGFFYSRFAEPSKTDELKAANYFHKLYYHRLGSLQSDDVLIYERPDHKDWTFGGEVTDDGHYLIIHVEQGTDTRNRLFYRDLQAPNSPVVELLNDFDAAYHFIDNVGSIFYFHTDLNASRGRIISIDINKPDKANWLEVVPQTSDRLQGVSAVNNQLIADYLKDAHSEIKIYSLDGSLIRTVALPGLGTAGGFGGKRYERETFYSFTSYTVPSTIYRYDLTTGTSTVFRQPKIHLDSSEFETRQVFFHSKDGTRIPMFITHKKGLKLNGNNPTYLYGYGGFDISITPGFSPSSMTWLEMGGVFAVANLRGGGEYGEEWHQQGMKSKKQNVFDDFIAAGEWLIANKYTRRDKLAIGGGSNGGLLVGACVTQRPDLFGAAVPAVGVMDMLRFHKFTIGWAWTSDYGSADNADEFKTLFAYSPLHNIKPGTHYPATLILTGDHDDRVVPAHSFKFASTLQAAQAGPKPVLIRIETRAGHGAGKPTAKAIEEESDKWAFLVHQLDLHPEGLNAAAK; the protein is encoded by the coding sequence ATGAATCTACGCACCGAACCATCCACTCCATTTTTATCTTTATTCCTCTGCCTGCTGCTGGCCAGCGGGTTGCTCTCCGGCTGTATGCACACTCGTTCACACGAAACCCTCCCTCCGCTCGTTTATCCGGCCACGGCCAAAACCAATCAATGGGATGATTACCACGGCACACGCGTCGCGGACCCTTACCGCTGGCTTGAGGACGACAACGCTCCCACCACCAAGGCATGGGTGGAAGCCCAGAACAAGGTCACATTTGATTACCTGGCACAAATCCCTGAACGCGCCAACATCAAGGAACGTCTCACGCAACTCTGGAATTACGAACGCTTCGGCATTCCCTTCAAGGAAGGTGGCCGTTACTTCGTCAGCCACAATACGGGGCTGCAAAACCAATCGGTCATTTTTACGATGTCCACATTGGATGCGGAACCCGTGCTGTTGCTGGATCCCAACACCCTTTCCAGCGATGGCACGGTTGCGCTGTCGGGTTTTCATGTCAGTCATGACGGCAACCTGGTTGCCTATGGCCTGGCCAAAGCCGGTTCGGATTGGCAGCAGTTTAAAGTGCGCGATATTCGCACTGGCAAGGATCTGCCGGACGAGATCAACTGGGCAAAATTTTCGGGCATTTCGTGGAGGAAGGATAATCAAGGCTTCTTCTACAGTCGCTTCGCCGAACCCAGCAAGACCGACGAACTCAAAGCGGCCAATTATTTTCACAAACTCTATTATCATCGCCTGGGCTCTCTTCAATCTGACGATGTGCTGATTTACGAACGCCCGGACCACAAGGATTGGACCTTCGGCGGCGAAGTCACCGATGATGGTCATTACCTTATTATTCATGTCGAACAAGGCACTGATACGCGCAACCGCCTGTTTTACCGCGACCTCCAGGCGCCCAACAGTCCCGTGGTCGAACTGTTGAACGACTTCGACGCCGCTTATCATTTCATCGATAATGTCGGCTCCATCTTCTATTTCCACACCGATCTCAACGCTTCCCGCGGGCGGATCATCTCCATTGATATCAACAAACCGGACAAGGCGAACTGGCTTGAAGTGGTTCCGCAAACCAGCGATCGCCTGCAAGGCGTCTCGGCGGTGAATAATCAGTTGATTGCGGACTATCTCAAGGACGCCCATTCAGAAATCAAAATTTATTCTCTCGATGGCAGTTTGATCCGAACGGTTGCATTGCCCGGCCTGGGAACGGCCGGGGGATTTGGCGGCAAACGTTACGAGAGGGAAACATTCTACTCGTTCACGAGTTACACCGTGCCCAGCACCATCTACCGTTACGACCTCACCACCGGCACGAGCACTGTCTTTCGCCAGCCCAAGATTCACCTGGACAGTTCTGAGTTTGAAACCAGGCAGGTCTTTTTTCACAGCAAGGATGGCACGCGTATTCCGATGTTCATCACTCACAAAAAGGGACTAAAGCTCAATGGCAACAATCCTACCTATCTTTACGGCTATGGCGGATTCGATATCAGCATCACACCCGGCTTCAGTCCCTCCTCGATGACTTGGCTCGAAATGGGCGGCGTGTTTGCCGTTGCGAACCTGCGTGGCGGCGGTGAATACGGGGAAGAATGGCACCAGCAAGGCATGAAGTCGAAAAAGCAGAATGTCTTCGACGACTTCATCGCTGCCGGCGAATGGCTCATCGCCAACAAATATACAAGGAGGGATAAGTTGGCCATCGGCGGTGGCAGCAATGGCGGCTTGCTGGTCGGCGCCTGCGTGACTCAACGGCCTGATTTATTCGGCGCCGCGGTGCCCGCGGTCGGGGTCATGGACATGCTGCGTTTCCATAAGTTCACGATTGGTTGGGCCTGGACCTCCGACTACGGCTCTGCTGATAATGCGGATGAATTCAAAACGTTGTTCGCCTATTCCCCTCTGCACAATATCAAGCCAGGCACCCATTACCCTGCCACGCTGATTCTGACCGGCGACCACGATGATCGCGTCGTTCCCGCGCATAGTTTCAAATTTGCCTCGACCTTGCAAGCGGCCCAGGCCGGACCAAAACCCGTTCTGATCCGCATTGAAACCCGCGCCGGGCATGGTGCCGGCAAACCCACCGCCAAAGCCATCGAAGAAGAATCAGACAAATGGGCTTTCCTGGTGCATCAACTGGACCTTCATCCTGAGGGCTTGAATGCGGCAGCTAAATAA
- a CDS encoding RluA family pseudouridine synthase, with translation MPKFSNIAAYKFASLTDLKTLRSRLITVCKDWNLKGTILLSTEGINLFVAGAPEKVELLLAELRSIPGLEKFEVKVSESDHQPFNRMLVRIKKEIIAFGVPGIDPGKRTSPKLAAKTLKQWLDEGRPVTLLDTRNDYEVKLGTFKNALPIGIDQFRDFPAAVSKLPAGMKEQPIVMFCTGGIRCEKAGPFMEREGFKNIFQLDGGILKYFEECGDAHYQGECFVFDQRVGVDPTLHETDSTQCFQCLTPLDKEDQQDSRFVAGKSCPYCFKTSLEQDALNLAQRREAIRRAVAPLPGSQPYDNYRPLNVPQHCDGMSLFDFLHTILPHIPRADWEGLAAQGLLVTDDHLPVTGKHIVSAGKRILQKMPNLTEPEVNGDIQILHEDEALIVLNKPAPLPMHAGGRFNRNTLEYILHQVYHPQKPRAAHRLDANTSGVVLVTRTRHFASHLQPQFAHGEVGKFYLVKVQGTPKEDSFSCNAPISAEPSEAGAREVDFEEGLPSRTEFRVLQRNADGTTLLEARPLTGRTNQIRVHLWQMGLPVCGDPVYLPGNKLGETQTLRVEDAPLCLHAWRVTFLHPLHRQRMEFTAPKPEWAMQVQG, from the coding sequence ATGCCAAAGTTTAGTAATATAGCTGCGTATAAGTTTGCCTCGTTGACTGATCTGAAGACGCTTCGGTCACGGTTGATAACGGTGTGCAAGGATTGGAACTTGAAAGGTACAATTCTGTTGAGCACTGAAGGGATTAATCTATTTGTCGCGGGTGCGCCGGAAAAGGTGGAGTTGCTGCTGGCGGAACTGCGCAGCATTCCCGGGTTGGAAAAATTTGAAGTAAAGGTCAGTGAAAGCGATCATCAACCATTCAACCGCATGCTCGTGCGGATTAAAAAGGAGATCATCGCGTTTGGTGTGCCGGGAATCGATCCCGGAAAGCGCACCTCGCCGAAACTGGCCGCCAAAACGCTCAAGCAATGGTTGGACGAAGGGCGTCCGGTGACGTTGCTCGATACGCGAAACGATTACGAAGTGAAGCTCGGCACCTTCAAGAATGCATTGCCAATTGGCATCGATCAATTCCGTGATTTTCCTGCCGCGGTCAGCAAGCTTCCCGCCGGAATGAAAGAGCAGCCAATTGTTATGTTTTGCACCGGCGGCATCCGCTGTGAAAAGGCCGGACCATTCATGGAGCGGGAGGGTTTCAAAAACATTTTCCAGTTGGACGGCGGCATCCTGAAGTATTTCGAGGAATGCGGTGACGCGCATTACCAGGGCGAATGCTTTGTATTCGATCAAAGGGTGGGAGTGGACCCGACGCTGCACGAGACCGACTCGACACAATGTTTTCAGTGCCTCACGCCCTTGGACAAGGAGGACCAGCAGGACAGTCGATTCGTGGCGGGAAAGTCGTGTCCTTATTGTTTCAAGACCAGCCTGGAGCAGGATGCGCTGAACCTGGCGCAACGACGCGAAGCGATTCGCCGCGCAGTGGCGCCTTTGCCTGGCAGTCAGCCGTATGACAATTATCGTCCGCTGAACGTGCCGCAGCATTGCGACGGGATGAGTTTGTTCGACTTTTTGCATACGATTCTTCCTCATATTCCACGGGCGGATTGGGAAGGATTGGCGGCTCAGGGATTGTTGGTGACGGACGACCATTTACCGGTGACGGGAAAGCATATCGTCAGTGCAGGAAAACGAATTCTGCAAAAAATGCCGAATCTCACCGAACCGGAGGTGAATGGCGACATTCAGATTTTGCATGAGGATGAGGCGCTCATTGTGTTGAACAAACCAGCACCGTTGCCGATGCACGCGGGTGGACGGTTCAATCGCAACACACTCGAATACATCCTGCACCAGGTTTATCACCCGCAAAAGCCACGGGCGGCGCATCGATTGGATGCGAATACGAGCGGCGTGGTTTTGGTGACGCGGACGCGGCATTTCGCCTCCCATTTGCAACCGCAATTTGCGCATGGTGAAGTGGGGAAGTTTTATCTCGTGAAAGTGCAGGGCACTCCGAAGGAAGATAGTTTTAGCTGTAACGCCCCAATCAGTGCTGAACCCAGTGAAGCGGGTGCGCGGGAGGTGGATTTCGAGGAGGGACTTCCCTCCAGAACCGAGTTTCGCGTCCTGCAACGAAACGCAGATGGAACGACGCTGCTGGAAGCGCGTCCATTGACCGGGCGCACCAACCAGATTCGCGTACATCTCTGGCAAATGGGATTGCCGGTGTGCGGTGATCCGGTCTATTTGCCCGGCAATAAGTTGGGCGAGACACAGACCTTACGCGTGGAGGATGCGCCACTCTGTTTGCATGCATGGCGGGTGACTTTCCTGCATCCACTACACCGGCAGCGCATGGAGTTTACGGCTCCGAAACCTGAGTGGGCCATGCAGGTTCAGGGTTAG